The following is a genomic window from Theobroma cacao cultivar B97-61/B2 chromosome 10, Criollo_cocoa_genome_V2, whole genome shotgun sequence.
CAAGTTGGAAACAGCAGTATGCTTCACAGCGGAATGGTTTGCCTCGGAAGGAACATTAGCCAAGTCAGAAGCAGACTTTAAATGGTCAGCTTCATGGTTTTCTGTATCCTCATTAGACTGGCCATCTGGATTTGCTTGAATCTGGAGCCATCTTCTATAAAAGTTATGTCTACTGCTGAAGAATGCACTTGCAGAAGGTAGGACTTGTGAAGGGGGTTCTGCCGGCAAAAAGTTAACTTCCATTGTTAGAAAGGCAAACTGAATTCCATTAATATCTTCATGAAAGCATGTGTAACTATTATTACAAAGATTTTTTGCGATCAAATCACCAATCATTTTGccaaatttcttaatttatttatttcttagaATTCCAATCACTTGGAGTTTTAATTAACTAATGCCTTTGTTAGAACCAATATGCCAAACTTGCTTGGCATATCGAATCACAAAACAAAGCAAAGACCTAACATCTCAGCACTGTCAGTAAGCAACACCAGTGTCAACAGCAGCAGTACGATTCTATCCGTTCGAGTCTAGTATTCCAGAAGCCATTAAACATGCAATGAACATCCCCATCACCCCTTGGTTAGCCACTATTAAATAATAAACTCATTTCCACTGTCGGTTTGCATCGGTCAGACAAAACTTAGGGAAAGCCAACCCTTCAATTTAACTAGAAAAACATCCCTCTGATGAAAACATTAGTCCATTTCACTAAAATAACTACTAAATCTCAAAACAAAGTCTACAAGCACCACGAAAATTCCAACATAGAAGACCTAGACCTTGCGATCCCCCATTGTTTCACAAAATGCCAGCTATCGCCTAAGTACTTAACTCTTGATTTAAGCATGGTAGTCCCTGGGAAAACTTGAAAGACCAATTTGCAATTTCACATTTGTTGtaaatttctatttttcatAACTTTAACTTTGATACATTAGAATTATGCACAAATTCATAATTTCGAAGTATTAAACTACTCAAACCTTCAATTTCTCCACCCAGCTATCTTATCACACTACAAGACATGATACCCGCAGCTAATACACTAAACAATAACAAAAGAATGTTAGTAATAAATTCTTCCCTCTCCTTAGAACACAACAAATTTTCACAAGCATTCACTTTCCATTGAAAATATCagatagcaaaaataaaacttcTAGCTGTTCTCATAATACAGTAATAAAAACATAGAACCAAGATAAATCCACAGCACAAAAAAGgtacaaaattttcaaacatgCTGAAAAATGCAAGATAGCAAAAACCCAACAATTATTTCTTCGAATAACAAAAACCCAATCTTTCTATCGATTGAAAAAGCTCAAACAAAGCCAAAAAAAGGCCACTTTTGTAAAGTTCCACAGCTTCCATATCACAGCTTCAGCTCATATAAAGAAAACCCAAAtaatagaaaacaaagaaagagggaggaaagagaaggaaaCGAGCTTACCTTTGAAAAGAGAGGTTTGAGGCTGATTACGAGCAAGAAGTGAGAGAACTCGCCGAAACTGAGACATCCTCGGCTGACATGAAGTGAACCGGTTTGAGGAACTGAGTTAGGATTCTGAATTTATACGTAAtgcccttttattttttatttttatatatttataattaagtaaaatacCTCCacactttaatttttaatcgaaattatattaaaaatttattaattttaaatatttttatttaataaaaaataattatgattattcatagatgaaatttgattggatgatccataaattttttaaatttgtttggtTAAGTCATGTGTTTTAATCTTAAATTtcatatgatatgtttttNTTTCTAGGGAGTtgggtgttttttttttattgtttttaaaaaatataataataattttttaaattaataaaaaatatattttaaattttttataatttttattaataatatttacatctttaagatgaaatgtttatttcaaaaattaataaattaatttaaaattttgattataatttaaattgatAAGAGTCTTTTACccatataattattttcttttctaattacTTGCTCTAaaagattttgttttcttttttgagtGTAAAagtctttaaattataaagttGTCATATTTTAGAagcaaattcttttttttttttggtaaagaTTATAGTTCAAAGGTCTtataaaggagaaaaagactttgatttttttattttttattaaatccaAAGTGTCAGCCACAGAAAGAATAGAAATCTAAGATTTTCCTgctattttaattatttttaataattaattatcattaattacatttcaatataaaattattgaagaTTATAATTAATCTTATAATTTCATGGATTTTGCAtgaaaatgttattttattcttattttcatttaagcATTTAGTAAAAGTTAGAAGAGAGTgtaaaaaactttttgttcatatatttctttttggtaCATCATTTTGGTAAATAAATTGCTTAATATTTTGCGTTCGGACAAGATGCGTCGTACTCGTAAAGGTCGTGCATTCAAGATTAACGCAAACAAGGGCCACTTCATTGATAATATTCTAATTCAATACTACTTAAATCGAGATAAACATACCAATTAAATCAACCCGATTTAAtcacatatgtatatatatattgataatataatcaaatagtAAAATGGAAATCTCAAACAATTTTCCCCTAAATACATGCATTTAAGTTCTAAATATTAGCATTtgatagttttttttattaagatattctatttaataatttattaacaaGAGTATAAAGAatgttgaaagaaaaaatcattaaaaaattgaatttaactTTCAATTGATTACtgctaaaattaaataataaagttGACACTCttacaaaattataatcaTTAGCatataagaaagaaagattagtaaaatattaaaggTAGCAGTCAAATGATGAAGTGAAAGGGGACCATGACCAAGTATTAAACCTGAAATTAGTAACAAAATTCCATCATTTCTCAATAAAATGAGAATCTTAAGTATCTTATAGCCATTAAGCCTCAAGTTGATAAAGAAACAGAGCCTTGGGCTGCGTTTGTCTATGGAAATGACGGCTTTAGATTCAAAATAGTTGTAAGGGAAGTGCTGATTCTTCCCTTAGAAGTGGATTAAGAACAAATACCAGATGTTAAATCAGCCTTTCATCTATGTCCCAGCCACCAACCTTAAACTTGTATTAGTCTTAAGTCAAAAGATACTTAGTTATATCAAGTCTTCCCTTGAACAAGACTTTTGTAGACCAATGGCAAGACATGTCCATTTTGCTTGCTTCTTATTTGTAGACGTCTCCAATCTTCTTACATGTCTGCAgcattttcttaaaactaaTTGAAAGATTTTCTCAGATTTTCATTTCATGATGAAGTGCTGAACGCAGCCTGAGATAATCCAATGCTTACTGTAGTAAAATGATAACGATCCCTTTGATTTCAACATAGCACAAAGGTCAGGTCAACAAAATTTGCATATGGAGCTGGAATTGGTCCCAGAATTCCATCCTTGCTGGATGATTCAGGAGACAAAATCTTGTACTACCAAGATAAGGACTCAAATTGAACAAGTGATTTGAATTCAAAGTGGTTTTAAGGTCTTGGCCTGGGGTTTCTGTGCAATTGTcatttcaacatttttaaGTAGAGAAGCACAGAAATAATATATGCAGAGAAGATAGATGGTAATGACAATTGCTGATGTCCCAATGAAGCATTACATTGAAGTCTTTGGAATCTCCACCTTCTATTGGTCGTAGccaataaaataaagcaaaaagaaataaggaaTAGAGCAGTTAACCGTCTGGCCAATCAATCAAAGCAGCTCAACTAATTGTGCAGACAGTTGGGAAGTGAAAAAACCAACTTTAATGACTACAAAAAGCTATCTACCTTCCAATTccatttcattcttttttcatGTTCTTGCTGGTGACTAGACAGTTGAGAAACTAATTCAGATGTCTTTGTTTAAACTTCTACGAAAGAATTTTTCCGATTTAGGTTCTTGACCCTTACAGTGTAAAAGACTGGTTGCTCTCACATCACATGTGTAAGGCATAAATGGTGGGGAACCAGACAACAGCATTTTCACCAAAAGTCACGTCTGAAAGTATTTTTGCAAACTGGGGTAATGGAAAACTCTCGAGTAGACTAATGACAACATTGGCATTGTCATATTCCATTAATTCCTAGGGTCTACAGTTGAATATCTACATCCATCCACTAACTTCAGCACAGAGTGAGTCTTGAGTATAACATATCACTGCAGAAAACTTATGTTGAGAAGATCCTAACTACAAAGAGTTTTGGATCAAAGATTCAAAAACAATAGCAATACATGCACTCCAAAAAACTGTCTGAAGCAGTCAATACACTAGTACCATTTTCAGTAACAGACAGCACTAACTGAAGCAGAAAATCTTGTTTGCATAACAATTATTAAGAATGAACCTAGTTTCACAAAATCCTATACCAAAATCTCTCCCACAAAATGAACTTAAGTCTAAAAAAACTGCTCTCTGTATAGATTCACAAAAGGTACAAATATGTACAGGTACCTCAAGTTGTTGAGAAGAATCATGAATTTGTAAAgctaaaagaacaaaaaaaataactctACTAACTCTCATTACTGATCAAACTGACAACCCCAAAGAATTTGctcataagaaaaaaaaaacaaaagccgCAATCAATTTGTATAATTACCTTGGAGCCATTGAGACTGAGATATCAGTAGGCAAAACAATCTTGTCAGCCCAGTTCTTAGACTCCAAATACGACTTTGAAACCTGCCCTGCAACCTTATTCATATCAGGCCTTTTTCCTGGATCTTCCTCCACACATTCCAATGCCACCAAAACCATCTTCTCTGCCACATCCACTGGAAAGGAGTCCTTAAACCTCCTATCCACCCACCTCCTCACCCCTGCACTGCCTCCGGCCGCCGCCTCCCTAGCAGTATCTATAACACTCACTCTCTTATACCCtccattttcttcatcaacCGAATACTTTAAGGCTTCCTGTCCACTCAAAAGCTCCAAAACCACGACCCCAAATGCATAAACGTCACATTTCTGTGTCACCAAACCACTAAACTGAAGCTCAGGTGCCATGTACCCTCTTGTTCCTTCAATCTTCATAACTTTACTGTTTGATCTCTTAAGACTTTTTGACCCCTCCTCTTTTGCCACTTCCCCACATAGCTCAGCAGTGCCAAAATGACAAATTTTGGCTCTTAAAGAATCTTCAGCTACTAAAATACTTGAGATCTTTATATGGTTATGAGTGAAGCTAGTTTCAAGACCTGAACAATGGTGAATATAATCCAAGCCATGAGCAATACCATCAGCAATTTGCATACGAGAAATCCAAGTAGAAAGTATAGTAAAACTTGGGTTCTTGGGGTTTCTTAAACAATCTCTAAGGTTAGCTCCTTGTACATATTCATAAACAAGATAAATATAATTCCCTGACAGAGAAACACCCAAAAGCTTGATTAAACTACTATGATGACTCCTACAAATGAGTGATAACTTGTGAACCAAGTCATCTAACTCAATCGCACGtctcaattttctttggaaaatGACAACTCGTTTGCCTTGAAGGTTGCAGAGCCATGACGATgatgaagaggaagaagaaaaacgtTTAGCAAGGAAGTTGTCTGTGGCCGAGCAAATGTCTGAGAAGTTATAGATGTGGGGGTTTTCAGGGAGAGAGGCTTTGAAAGTTGAGAGAGTTCTGGAGATTTGGCTTGAGGTCGAGTAGCTGGAAGAGTTGTCTAAGAAGTAGCTTGAAGAAAGAACCAAATTGTTGGCTGCGGAAGTGCTGCTGGATGGGTCTGATAAAGAAGAGACGGATTTTGAGGTTTTGGGTGTTTGAGATGAGGATGAAAAAGATGGTCTTTTGGAAGATCTCGGTTGGATTACCTCTATGCTTTTCTTTGATCCACACATtaggaagagagaaagaaagggaaaacaacgaaaaattctcttgttttctagggaaattttgtttctttacaAGGATTCTTTGGTGGGGATTGGCGGTTGAGGTGGCGGTGGTTGGGGGCGTGGTCTGGAGACAGAAAGGGGAAATTTTTAATGGGACATAAGAGGAAATGAAAAGACTTTCTGTTTCAGTTTTTGATTCGGAACTCTTTGTTGGTTTGCAGTGTTGTCTCTGTCGATGAGCCGCAGACATTGGTTTCTCTCTTCCTGAAATTAATACAGTCTTTTCAACAGACACGTGTGGGTTACGCTGCAGAACCATCAAAAGCTCCAATTCTTTCTCCCATTCTTAgcttcatcaaaatttttttttatcttttttaagtttcattttattgttaatttcataacttatttttcatttgCTTTCCATGAAAAATCGTTTTGTCAACACTTTGAAGCTGAATTAGCGTGAAAGATTCAAGTGCTCAATCTGTTGTCATCCATTGCTGCTATCCCACGCCGccaccaaaaaaataaactttaatttataaataatatattcttCTTGAAGCTGCTTTATTTGAATATCATTTTATCTCCCGGAAAACTAGACATGTCAttgttttaattcttttaataatCAATTTCTTATGGATATTCAACTCATTATTATTCCATGTGAAAGCAAGCAGGATACCTTTCTGATTTCAGGATCCAATCCCCTTTGCTCTTTGCTTATGGAACTGCCTTCATCCATGGTGGAGTTTTATATGGTCA
Proteins encoded in this region:
- the LOC18586441 gene encoding lysM domain receptor-like kinase 3 is translated as MCGSKKSIEVIQPRSSKRPSFSSSSQTPKTSKSVSSLSDPSSSTSAANNLVLSSSYFLDNSSSYSTSSQISRTLSTFKASLPENPHIYNFSDICSATDNFLAKRFSSSSSSSSWLCNLQGKRVVIFQRKLRRAIELDDLVHKLSLICRSHHSSLIKLLGVSLSGNYIYLVYEYVQGANLRDCLRNPKNPSFTILSTWISRMQIADGIAHGLDYIHHCSGLETSFTHNHIKISSILVAEDSLRAKICHFGTAELCGEVAKEEGSKSLKRSNSKVMKIEGTRGYMAPELQFSGLVTQKCDVYAFGVVVLELLSGQEALKYSVDEENGGYKRVSVIDTAREAAAGGSAGVRRWVDRRFKDSFPVDVAEKMVLVALECVEEDPGKRPDMNKVAGQVSKSYLESKNWADKIVLPTDISVSMAPR
- the LOC18586440 gene encoding uncharacterized protein LOC18586440 yields the protein MSQFRRVLSLLARNQPQTSLFKEPPSQVLPSASAFFSSRHNFYRRWLQIQANPDGQSNEDTENHEADHLKSASDLANVPSEANHSAVKHTAVSNLKTSSRHDLAMIFTCRVCETRSVKTVCRESYEKGVVVARCSGCNNLHLIADRLGWFGEPGSIEDFLAARGEEVKKGSVDTLNLTLEDLAGKGALKG